A portion of the Colius striatus isolate bColStr4 chromosome 1, bColStr4.1.hap1, whole genome shotgun sequence genome contains these proteins:
- the LOC104560238 gene encoding solute carrier organic anion transporter family member 1C1, whose amino-acid sequence MDRTITAGQLKDKSLFQDRDSSTIPTKSVCHNCSKLKVFLGALAFSFFAKGFSGSYMKSMSSQIERRFEISSSIVGIIDGSFEIGNLLIMVLVSYLGPRVHRPKVIAIGCLIMSLGAFLSVMPQFLMGRYNYERITVTVDNSSTSVSACSPESSEGGPVTDATETPSAMKNFGCEKTTNSYLWLFVLVGNLLRGIGEAPVMPLGVSYIDDFSKEENSAFYIGLVRSSGMFGPTLGFLLGSYCASLWVDIGIVDINAISINPKDTRWVGAWWLGLLICGTVSFIASLPFWFLPYSLPKEGENGNLKISHLSVPGDSCKIDSPAQPQFKFSEAAKDFFPALKKLFGNPIFVVYIFLTILQYNSIVGLITYETKFMEQQFNVSVSRAIFLIGVVLLPVTILGMFLGGFLIKKLKLHITEMTKFACITFIGAYLLSLLYFMCSCEVLQVAGLTAPYSGLKHLSSLKISFMDSCNDDCGCKLDQWDPVCGDNGITYMTACFAGCKSSSGTGKNMVFHNCSCVEGQGHGLGNSSAVLGQCQRESCTKAFPYFLALQTACAFILALGGTPTYMIMFRSVSPDLKSFAVGIETLGGRVLGGLPAPIYFGALIDKTCLKWGTKSCGGSGSCRVYDTKAFRNVYLGLIAGLRAGCFLLYIVLSVLIMKRFKPDGKETTDIKNTDRSTSKEPDVANKKEILPCARISEESEETRM is encoded by the exons atGGACAGGACAATCACTGCTGGCCAGCTTAAAGACAAGTCACTTTTCCAGGACAGAGATAGCAGCACAATTCCTACCAAGAGCGTGTGCCATAATTGTTCAAAGCTAAAG gTATTTCTTGGAGCTctagctttttccttttttgccaAAGGATTTTCTGGAAGCTACATGAAGAGCATGTCTAGTCAAATTGAAAGGAGATTTGAAATCTCATCATCAATTGTTGGCATTATTGATGGCAGTTTTGAGATAG GTAACTTATTGATAATGGTATTGGTAAGCTACCTTGGACCAAGAGTTCATCGACCAAAAGTAATTGCTATTGGATGTCTCATCATGTCCTTAGGAGCATTTTTGTCAGTGATGCCTCAGTTCCTAATGGGACG TTATAATTATGAAAGAATAACTGTTACTGTGGACAACTCCTCTACGAGTGTATCAGCTTGCTCCCCAGAATCCTCTGAGGGCGGTCCAGTCACAGATGCTACAGAAACACCCAGTGCGATGAAAAACTTTG GATGTGAGAAAACAACAAATTCCTATCTGTGGCTTTTTGTGTTGGTGGGGAACCTTTTACGTGGAATTGGGGAAGCGCCAGTTATGCCACTGGGGGTTTCATATATTGATGATTTTTCTAAAGAAGAAAACTCAGCATTTTACATAG GCCTGGTGAGATCCTCGGGCATGTTTGGGCCAACCCTGGGCTTCCTGCTTGGATCTTACTGTGCAAGCCTCTGGGTTGACATTGGCATCGTGGATATCA ATGCCATTAGCATAAATCCTAAGGATACTCGTTGGGTTGGTGCCTGGTGGCTTGGATTGCTTATCTGTGGAACAGTCAGCTTCATTGCCTCATTGCCTTTCTGGTTTTTGCCTTACTCCTTACCAAAAGAAGGAGAGAATGGAAACCTGAAGATTAGTCATTTGTCTGTTCCAGGAGATAGCTGTAAAATAGACTCCCCAGCTCAACCACAGTTCAAGTTCTCAGAGGCAGCAAAAG atttcttcccagctctgaagAAGCTGTTTGGAAACCCAATTTTTGTGGTGTACATTTTCCTCACTATTCTGCAGTACAATTCTATTGTTGGGTTGATAACCTATGAGACAAAGTTTATGGAGCAACAATTTAATGTATCAGTGTCAAGAGCCATCTTTCTTATTG GTGTGGTACTTTTACCCGTCACAATCCTGGGGATGTTTCTAGGAGGCTTTCTGATCAAGAAACTAAAACTTCACATAACTGAAATGACAAAGTTTGCATGCATCACTTTTATAGGGGCGTATTTGTTAAGCCTCTTGTACTTCATGTGCAGCTGTGAAGTGCTCCAGGTGGCTGGTTTAACAGCGCCCTACTCTGG ATTAAAACATCTTTCCTCCCTCAAAATCAGCTTCATGGACAGTTGCAATGATGACTGTGGCTGCAAGCTGGATCAGTGGGACCCTGTATGTGGAGACAATGGAATCACTTACATGACAGCCTGCTTTGCAGGATGTAAATCATCAAGCGGGACGGGAAAGAATATG GTGTTTCACAATTGCAGCTGTGTGGAAGGGCAAGGGCATGGACTTGGCAACTCCTCTGCAGTTTTGGGACAGTGCCAAAGAGAAAGCTGTACCAAAGCATTTCCCTATTTTTTAGCATTACAGACTGCATGTGCATTTATTTTAGCCTTAGGAGGCACTCCTACATACATGATTATGTTTAG atcTGTTTCACCGGACCTGAAATCCTTTGCTGTCGGGATTGAAACATTAGGTGGCAGAGTACTGg GAGGACTTCCAGCCCCTATTTATTTTGGTGCCTTGATAGATAAGACATGCTTGAAATGGGGGACAAAAAGCTGTGGGGGTTCTGGATCTTGCCGAGTATATGACACAAAAGCATTCAG gaatGTCTACCTTGGCCTCATTGCAGGACTACGAGCAGGATGCTTCCTCTTGTACATAGTGCTCTCTGTTTTAATAATGAAACGCTTCAAACCAGATGGCAAAGAGAcaacagatattaaaaatacagacagatCAACCAGCAAAGAACCAGATGTtgctaacaaaaaggaaattcttccttgtgcaAGAATCTCAGAGGAGAGTGAGGAAACTCGTATGTAA